The genomic DNA TTGTGTATGGGCACCCGATTGAGATTTCCCCCCTAGCGAAGAAAAATGCTGACGACCCCCGATTTACGGACCGCTTTGAGTTATACATTTTAGGGAATGAGTATGCTAATGCCTTTTCTGAACTAAACGATCCGATTGACCAGCGGCAACGATTTGAAGCTCAGGTCAAGGAACGTGAAAATGGGAATGACGAAGCCCAGGGGATTGATGAAGACTACGTCAAAGCGCTTGAATACGGGATGCCTCCAACGGGAGGACTTGGAATCGGAATTGATCGGCTCGTCATGTTATTGACTGATGCACCTTCGATTCGTGATGTGTTGTTATTCCCAACGATGCGCCCAGAAGAAGATCCAGAATAAGGGACATCATTAGGCAAGAAAGCCACTTTAAGGTACACTTAGAGGGCTTTTTTATTTTGGCAAGAATCGGGAGGAATTAGGGATGTGGCAGGCAGTGCAAAAAACCTTTGGCTGGCGAGCAAACGTGACGGATTTACGGGCGTTACAACCAGCGACCAAGACGTTATTAACTATTAATCTAGTTGTCATCATCACGGTATTTGCGATTAGTCGGGAATTCACCAGTTTGCTTGGATGGCTTTCAGTAACGGCCAGCATCTTTAGCGTTATAAACCTGATGCTTTGTGATGAGGGTAAAATTACGAATTACGGTTGGGGGATTTTTGAGTCATTATTGTTTTTAATCATCGATTGGCAAAATCGATTAATTGGAGACATTGCCACGAATCTATACTATTTGGTGACGCAGACCGCCGGGATTTTTTGGTGGGACCGGGAGTTGCAGGACCAGTCCCAGCAAACGGTCCTCCAACCGCGGAAATTAAAAAAGTGGCAATTGGCCGCTGTCATGATGAGCTTAGTCCTTTTGTATCTGATTGTTTTACGGTTTAGCCAGCATTTTCATGGGACCCAAGTTTACTTGGATGCCACGCTCCTTCCCCTAAGTATCATCGGAATGTTATTAATGCTCGGGGGCTACCGGTCCCAATGGATTGTGTGGATTACTTGGGACGTGGTTAGTTTAGTGATCTGGTATCGGCAGTTTCAAGTGCTGAGTCCGGCGTCAGCTTCAATGCTGGCCCTCGAGGTGATTAAACTGTGCAACGGTTTGTACGGCGCTTACCGCTGGTTCTTTAAAAACCAATTAGTAGCTAGTTGAATGGTTTCATCGGCGGGACTCCAGTAAATTTAAAAAAAGTGATTTAATCCGTTGACAATTTCGGAGAAAGGCATTATTATAGTAAATGCGCTGAAGAGCAGTGCGAAAGTAGTTCTTTGAAAACTGAACAAGATTTTGATTACAAAAGTGTAAGGAATTTTTAAACGTGAGTTTAAAAATTAAACAATTGCGAAGTCAATTCGCTTAAAGCAACAAATCAAGGAGAGCTAGTAAAGTTCTCATTTAAAATGAGAGTTTGATCCTGGCTCAGGACGAACGTTGGCGGCGTGCCTAATACATGCAAGTCGAACGCGGTCTCCTAATTGACAAACCGTGCTTGCACGGGTTGGATTTTAGATCGGACCGAGTGGCGAACTGGTGAGTAACACGTGGGTAACCTGCCCAGAAGTAGGGGATAACACCTGGAAACAGATGCTAATACCGTATAACAACTAAAACCACATGGTTTTAGTTTGAAAGCTGGCCTTGGTGCTAGTGCTTTTGGATGGACCCGCGGCGTATTAGCTAGTTGGTGAGATAATAGCTCACCAAGGCGATGATACGTAGCAGACCTGAGAGGGTAATCTGCCACAATGGGACTGAGACACGGCCCATACTCCTACGGGAGGCAGCAGTAGGGAATCTTCCACAATGGACGCAAGTCTGATGGAGCAACGCCGCGTGAGTGAAGAAGGGTTTCGGCTCGTAAAACTCTGTTGTTAGAGAAGAACGACTGTGAGAGCAACTGCTCACGGCGTGACGGTATCTAACCAGAAAGTCACGGCTAACTACGTGCCAGCAGCCGCGGTAATACGTAGGTGGCAAACGTTGTCCGGATTTATTGGGCGTAAAGCGAGCGCAGGCGGTTTTTTAAGTCTGATGTGAAAGCCTTCGGCTTAACCGAAGAAGTGCATCGGAAACTGGGAAACTTGAGTGCAGAAGAGGACAGTGGAACTTCATGTGTAGCGGTGAAATGCGTAGATATATGAAGGAACACCAGTGGCGAAGGCGGCTGTCTAGTCTGCATCTGACGCTGAGGCTCGAAAGCATGGGTAGCAAACAGGATTAGATACCCTGGTAGTCCATGCCGTAAACG from Fructilactobacillus ixorae includes the following:
- the pnuC gene encoding nicotinamide riboside transporter PnuC encodes the protein MWQAVQKTFGWRANVTDLRALQPATKTLLTINLVVIITVFAISREFTSLLGWLSVTASIFSVINLMLCDEGKITNYGWGIFESLLFLIIDWQNRLIGDIATNLYYLVTQTAGIFWWDRELQDQSQQTVLQPRKLKKWQLAAVMMSLVLLYLIVLRFSQHFHGTQVYLDATLLPLSIIGMLLMLGGYRSQWIVWITWDVVSLVIWYRQFQVLSPASASMLALEVIKLCNGLYGAYRWFFKNQLVAS